From the Acetobacter aceti genome, one window contains:
- a CDS encoding TonB-dependent receptor domain-containing protein, translating into MFRTAYFSLPFYGIMMGAAIFSATTTYAAVGAEKLRPPLSKRVLPASRTKKTPVKTEQILVTGLSRSSALTRPAGQTTYSSDRSSFANQVGQSVADMVVTIPGVSFTQGNGPRDTNISIRGSGDRQSWGLKNIQVLEDGFPMTQPDGTARADLIDPHAYQGVDIFEGPASTLYGNYAINGAINFRTRKGADIHGLELGSDFGSFGMFNNYAALGLGNRHYDLMIFGSDVRGNGFIANSRYNTSTENVRLRVNLTSADRLILKFVNNVTDAFLPARLSLNQYRANPYQQGCINASSAAAGCASVNLLVNGRYGAKVAMSPEAAGLGRFDRRTVVGLRWEHDFNSRTTWRNQFTYDQRHIDQPTSPMAYVGPYNSYNVSSDITSHAELAGRALETFAGVSFDYLDFGSQTYNIMPLGGATRGAMSSESYGHQWNLGARFQEDWHFAPDWHIVAGLGGTYSDIGATETLYGYSATTSTQRAITANRFYFNLAPEGALIYTPSKDWTLHTRVGTAYGTPSSSNLFITPQGEYGNNTQLKSQTSVGIDLGGDWHPSSTISIQATGFYEFYKNELVSQSAGVNTVGSYTFNAPASEHRGVVLGVEWKPMPKMLPGGRVKLSYTYDNQVYTNYTEVLSNSTLSRSFSRKGHYIPGVIPNFLNARFLYDQPDGPLEGLGGYAEVTWRDSYWLDNANRLKAPGYALLNLEMHYDSPAQFGWAHRLHWYFEVQNVANQTYIAGAANISDSLQANGQQAGATTLMNSTGSIYAGSPRAYFGGVRIRF; encoded by the coding sequence ATGTTTCGTACTGCTTATTTTTCACTCCCGTTTTACGGGATAATGATGGGTGCCGCCATTTTCTCGGCGACCACCACATACGCTGCCGTCGGTGCGGAGAAGCTTCGCCCACCTTTGAGCAAACGTGTTCTTCCTGCGTCCAGAACCAAAAAAACTCCTGTCAAAACCGAACAGATTCTTGTAACGGGATTAAGCCGATCTTCTGCCCTCACACGTCCCGCAGGCCAAACGACTTATAGTTCCGACAGAAGTAGTTTCGCGAACCAGGTTGGCCAGAGCGTTGCCGATATGGTGGTGACCATTCCTGGCGTCAGCTTTACTCAGGGGAATGGCCCTCGCGATACGAACATTTCCATTCGTGGCTCAGGAGATCGTCAATCATGGGGACTTAAAAATATTCAGGTTCTGGAAGACGGATTCCCCATGACCCAACCCGATGGGACAGCCCGGGCCGACCTGATTGACCCTCACGCCTATCAGGGGGTCGATATTTTCGAGGGGCCAGCCTCAACCCTCTATGGCAATTACGCCATTAATGGCGCCATCAATTTCCGCACCCGGAAGGGAGCGGATATCCACGGGCTGGAACTGGGCTCTGATTTCGGCAGCTTCGGAATGTTCAACAATTATGCAGCGCTAGGTTTAGGCAACAGACACTACGATCTGATGATCTTCGGCAGTGATGTGCGTGGGAACGGCTTCATTGCGAACAGCCGTTATAATACCTCGACAGAAAATGTGCGGCTTCGTGTCAATCTGACGTCCGCCGATCGTCTTATCCTGAAATTTGTCAACAACGTCACGGATGCGTTTCTGCCAGCAAGACTGTCACTCAACCAGTATCGGGCCAATCCTTACCAGCAAGGGTGCATCAATGCATCCAGCGCGGCTGCTGGATGCGCATCTGTCAATCTGTTGGTCAATGGCCGCTATGGTGCAAAAGTTGCCATGAGCCCTGAAGCAGCAGGTCTGGGGCGTTTCGACCGGCGTACCGTGGTTGGACTGCGCTGGGAACATGATTTCAACAGCCGCACAACCTGGAGAAACCAGTTTACATACGATCAGCGCCATATCGACCAGCCGACGTCGCCTATGGCGTATGTCGGTCCTTATAATTCCTATAATGTCAGCAGCGACATCACCAGCCATGCCGAACTTGCCGGCAGAGCATTGGAAACGTTTGCTGGCGTCAGTTTTGACTATCTCGATTTTGGTTCGCAGACCTACAACATCATGCCTCTCGGCGGTGCAACACGAGGGGCCATGAGTTCGGAGAGTTATGGGCACCAGTGGAATCTTGGCGCGCGCTTTCAGGAAGACTGGCACTTTGCACCCGACTGGCACATCGTCGCAGGGCTTGGCGGCACATATTCCGATATCGGCGCAACCGAAACACTCTATGGCTATTCCGCGACGACCAGCACCCAGCGGGCCATCACAGCCAATCGTTTCTATTTCAATCTCGCGCCAGAAGGCGCGTTGATTTATACGCCGTCAAAAGACTGGACACTGCATACCCGTGTTGGCACAGCCTATGGCACCCCATCCTCTTCCAATCTTTTCATTACGCCACAGGGGGAATACGGGAACAATACACAGCTGAAAAGCCAGACAAGCGTCGGCATTGATCTGGGCGGTGACTGGCATCCTTCCTCGACGATCAGCATTCAGGCAACAGGTTTTTACGAGTTTTATAAAAACGAGTTGGTCAGCCAGTCTGCCGGGGTCAACACCGTTGGTTCCTACACTTTCAACGCACCTGCGTCCGAACATCGTGGTGTTGTTCTGGGTGTGGAGTGGAAACCTATGCCGAAAATGCTTCCCGGCGGTCGAGTTAAACTGAGTTACACCTACGATAATCAGGTTTATACCAATTATACCGAGGTTCTTTCCAATAGCACGCTCTCACGCAGCTTCAGTCGCAAAGGGCATTATATCCCCGGGGTCATTCCCAATTTCCTCAATGCCCGTTTTCTCTACGACCAGCCTGACGGTCCACTGGAAGGACTAGGCGGATATGCGGAAGTCACGTGGCGGGATTCCTATTGGCTGGATAACGCCAATCGCCTGAAAGCGCCGGGTTATGCGCTGCTTAATCTTGAAATGCATTATGATTCTCCCGCCCAGTTCGGCTGGGCGCATCGTTTGCACTGGTATTTCGAGGTGCAGAACGTTGCCAACCAGACCTATATCGCAGGCGCCGCAAACATCAGCGATAGCCTGCAGGCCAATGGTCAGCAGGCCGGCGCCACGACACTCATGAACAGCACAGGTTCCATCTACGCAGGTTCGCCGCGTGCGTATTTCGGCGGTGTGCGCATCAGGTTTTGA
- a CDS encoding D-alanyl-D-alanine carboxypeptidase family protein, with translation MKNNFGFPTSSSEVNDGPARRTAKIFRIKIKALPAFDRVYKKGLAASLVLSSVLAIDSARAQYVGNVSAFIEDARTGTVLAQINPDLQRYPASLTKLMTLYMAFQALHGGQISLDQSVPVSVRAATREPSKLGLVPGSYITVEQAILGLVTKSANDAACALGELIGGDEMRFAAMMTAQAHALGMSSTTFRNASGLPDPEQVTTARDLATLGRRLISDFPQDYHYFSTPVFYYHGREIPNHNPMLRFYPGADGMKTGYTAQAGLNLVASAIRENVRLVGVVMGASSNAQRTRTMADLMDQGFQDEGVAPVERRAIIPRPLIIARNTPASRRHELRLYAASGLGKKQPLQVAEAPRGGRLKKLGIIHYVLARTPITKHAKPSEISRSVHSAAKHGHRSKT, from the coding sequence ATGAAAAACAACTTTGGATTCCCAACCAGCTCTTCCGAAGTGAATGACGGCCCGGCTCGCCGCACAGCAAAAATATTCCGCATAAAAATCAAGGCGCTCCCAGCCTTTGATCGCGTTTACAAAAAAGGACTGGCAGCTTCGCTGGTTCTTTCATCCGTTCTGGCCATCGATTCTGCCCGCGCGCAGTATGTCGGCAATGTCAGCGCCTTTATTGAAGACGCACGAACCGGCACCGTGCTGGCGCAGATCAATCCGGACCTTCAGCGCTACCCGGCCAGCCTCACCAAGCTCATGACGCTGTATATGGCTTTTCAGGCCCTGCATGGCGGACAGATCTCACTGGATCAGTCTGTCCCTGTTTCTGTCAGGGCCGCCACCCGCGAGCCGTCCAAACTCGGGCTTGTTCCCGGCTCCTATATTACGGTTGAGCAGGCCATTCTGGGCCTTGTCACGAAATCAGCAAATGACGCCGCCTGTGCGCTGGGCGAACTGATTGGTGGGGATGAGATGCGTTTCGCCGCCATGATGACGGCGCAGGCGCACGCCCTCGGCATGTCCTCTACAACCTTCCGCAATGCGTCCGGCCTTCCTGACCCCGAGCAGGTCACTACGGCCAGAGATCTGGCCACTCTCGGCCGTCGGCTGATTTCTGATTTCCCACAAGACTATCATTATTTTTCCACGCCCGTTTTCTATTATCATGGACGTGAAATTCCGAACCATAATCCGATGCTCCGGTTCTATCCGGGCGCTGACGGCATGAAGACCGGCTATACCGCGCAGGCAGGCCTCAATCTTGTGGCCTCCGCCATCCGGGAGAATGTGCGTCTGGTCGGTGTTGTCATGGGCGCATCGTCAAACGCGCAGCGGACCCGCACCATGGCGGACCTGATGGATCAGGGTTTCCAGGATGAGGGCGTCGCTCCCGTCGAAAGGCGCGCGATCATACCCCGCCCCCTTATCATTGCCCGCAATACTCCCGCGTCCCGGCGGCATGAACTGCGTCTCTATGCAGCCAGTGGTCTTGGGAAGAAGCAGCCTCTGCAGGTTGCTGAAGCGCCGCGTGGAGGTCGCCTGAAGAAGCTTGGCATCATTCACTACGTTCTGGCCAGAACGCCCATCACGAAGCACGCAAAGCCCAGTGAAATTTCCCGGTCAGTCCATAGCGCCGCCAAGCATGGTCATCGCTCCAAGACCTGA
- a CDS encoding PepSY domain-containing protein, producing the protein MTIHSATLWPDRRTLWRWHFFAGLFCLPFVAFLSLTGAVYLFKPQIDDWIDWRYDHLPIALSPSPERDVQTALSAVPQGTFLAYELPRTSQSAARVLVNRPDGEAVRVYVDRNTHTVLKTVLEERRFERLVFRLHGQLLLGNVGSVIMEMVASWTIVLIVTGLLLWWPRHQRGLAGVVYPRLGTKGRTRLRDLHAVTGVWISVFLVLFLVSGLPWSFVWGHALQSVENTVGRQTSVKDWEIGAVPAATVIAGRPVGQSQKLPVKDSMDMPGMDMPAPSPSFPEGDLLSSLDTVVQTASTLSLPAPVIITRSGSMWTVRSDTQNRPLRESVTVKPDGHVTGQTTFAQKGLMDRIIGYGVAAHEGLLFGGVNQAINLVVATGLLMMSSAATVLWFKRKPVGSLGAPPAMPSQKYGIVGIATLVILGLLLPELGAALLILVLANRMFARLGPT; encoded by the coding sequence ATGACCATACACAGCGCCACTCTCTGGCCAGACCGTCGTACGCTCTGGCGCTGGCATTTCTTCGCAGGGCTGTTCTGCCTGCCTTTTGTGGCTTTTCTCTCTCTGACCGGGGCGGTTTATCTTTTCAAACCCCAGATAGATGACTGGATTGACTGGCGATATGACCATCTGCCCATAGCCCTGTCGCCCTCTCCCGAGCGGGACGTTCAGACAGCCTTATCTGCAGTACCGCAGGGGACTTTTCTGGCTTATGAACTTCCCCGGACTTCGCAGAGTGCTGCGCGTGTTCTTGTCAACAGGCCGGACGGAGAAGCAGTACGGGTCTATGTGGACAGGAACACCCATACCGTTCTGAAAACTGTTCTGGAAGAAAGAAGATTTGAGCGGCTGGTTTTTCGGCTGCACGGCCAGTTGCTATTGGGCAATGTGGGTTCTGTCATTATGGAAATGGTTGCATCATGGACCATTGTGCTCATCGTGACAGGCCTGCTGCTCTGGTGGCCACGCCATCAGCGCGGACTGGCAGGCGTTGTCTATCCACGCCTTGGAACAAAGGGGCGAACCCGGTTGCGAGACCTCCACGCTGTCACTGGCGTGTGGATATCAGTCTTTCTGGTGTTATTCCTGGTATCTGGTCTTCCATGGTCTTTCGTCTGGGGCCATGCCCTGCAATCAGTCGAAAACACGGTTGGTCGCCAGACCTCTGTCAAGGACTGGGAAATTGGCGCTGTTCCAGCCGCCACGGTCATTGCCGGGCGCCCGGTCGGACAATCACAGAAACTTCCCGTAAAAGACAGTATGGATATGCCCGGCATGGACATGCCAGCCCCCTCCCCCTCGTTTCCTGAAGGAGATTTGCTGAGTAGTCTGGATACTGTTGTACAGACTGCGAGCACTCTTTCCCTGCCTGCTCCGGTGATCATTACGCGGTCTGGCTCTATGTGGACTGTGCGTTCCGACACACAAAACCGACCTTTACGGGAAAGTGTGACGGTAAAACCTGACGGCCATGTGACGGGGCAGACAACATTTGCCCAGAAAGGCCTTATGGACCGGATCATTGGATACGGCGTTGCGGCGCATGAGGGCCTGCTTTTTGGAGGGGTGAACCAAGCTATCAATCTTGTGGTGGCAACGGGATTACTGATGATGAGCAGTGCAGCAACAGTGTTATGGTTCAAGCGCAAACCTGTGGGATCCCTGGGTGCTCCGCCCGCCATGCCTTCTCAGAAATATGGAATTGTCGGTATTGCGACCCTTGTGATTCTGGGGCTGCTTCTACCGGAACTGGGGGCTGCATTACTTATTCTGGTTCTTGCAAACCGGATGTTTGCGAGATTAGGTCCGACCTGA
- the dld gene encoding D-lactate dehydrogenase has translation MSSSQNSPELVSALKTIVGHAHVMTGDAATYRFTHGFRFGAGRVLAAVQPGSLVELWRVAKACTDDGKIIIMQAANTGLTGGSTPDGNDYDRDIVLISTLRLDRSHLIGEGRQVVCLPGATLYELESKLAAIGREPHSVIGSSCIGASVLGGVSNNSGGALVQRGPAYTEMAIFGQVGEDGQLHLVNHLGIRLGNDPEAMLRKLEDGSFSEADIDWNAGRGHDGQYISHVREIDADSPARFNADPARWHEAAGCAGKLVTFAVRLDTFPAEKNTGVFYIGTNSTDELEDLRRHLLTGFDTLPIAGEYIHRDAFNIAEKYGKDTFAVIRYFGTKVLPKMFAMKSRFDIYAKKLGFLPEHFSDRAMQALSYLLPQQLPQRMLNYRDRFEHHLMLKISADLTGPVQAYLTDFFGKASGEFFECTADEGKRAFLHRFAAAGAAIRYRAVHHQEAEDIVALDIALRRNDREWFETLPQEIEDKLIVKLYYGHFLCHVMHQDYVVKKGYDAMEVEHSMLPGLDARGAKYPAEHNVGHLYQAPQEMLDHYRSLDPCNCMNPGIGKATKRKNWVSESV, from the coding sequence ATGTCCTCTTCCCAGAACAGCCCCGAACTTGTTTCAGCCCTGAAAACCATTGTCGGCCACGCGCATGTCATGACAGGCGACGCCGCCACGTACCGGTTTACGCATGGCTTTCGCTTTGGGGCCGGCAGGGTGCTCGCGGCCGTGCAGCCCGGTTCTCTTGTGGAACTCTGGCGCGTGGCGAAAGCCTGCACTGACGACGGCAAGATCATCATCATGCAGGCGGCCAATACCGGTCTGACCGGCGGCTCCACCCCAGACGGCAATGATTATGACCGCGACATCGTGCTTATCAGCACCCTGCGGCTGGATCGCTCGCATCTGATCGGTGAAGGCAGGCAGGTGGTCTGCCTGCCGGGTGCCACGCTTTACGAACTGGAAAGCAAGCTGGCCGCCATCGGGCGTGAACCTCACTCGGTGATTGGTTCTTCCTGTATCGGCGCATCGGTTCTGGGTGGTGTCAGCAACAACTCTGGCGGCGCACTGGTTCAGCGCGGACCGGCCTACACCGAAATGGCGATTTTCGGTCAGGTCGGTGAGGATGGACAACTTCACCTCGTCAACCATCTGGGCATCCGGCTTGGCAATGATCCGGAAGCCATGCTCCGCAAGCTGGAAGACGGCAGTTTCTCGGAAGCCGATATCGACTGGAATGCCGGACGTGGCCATGACGGCCAGTATATCAGCCACGTCCGCGAGATCGACGCCGACTCCCCTGCCCGCTTCAATGCCGACCCGGCGCGCTGGCACGAGGCAGCCGGTTGCGCGGGTAAGCTGGTCACCTTTGCCGTGCGCCTCGATACGTTTCCGGCCGAGAAGAACACCGGTGTTTTCTATATCGGCACCAACAGCACCGATGAACTGGAAGACCTGCGCCGTCATCTGCTGACAGGCTTTGATACTTTACCGATTGCCGGTGAATACATCCACCGCGACGCTTTCAACATTGCTGAGAAATACGGCAAGGATACGTTTGCGGTCATTCGTTATTTCGGCACAAAAGTCCTGCCGAAAATGTTCGCCATGAAGTCGCGTTTTGATATCTACGCCAAAAAACTCGGCTTCCTACCAGAGCATTTCAGCGATCGGGCGATGCAGGCCCTGAGTTACCTTCTACCCCAGCAGCTTCCGCAGCGGATGCTGAATTATCGTGACCGGTTCGAACATCATCTGATGCTGAAAATATCTGCCGACCTCACGGGTCCGGTGCAGGCTTATCTAACGGACTTCTTCGGTAAAGCGTCCGGCGAGTTTTTCGAATGCACCGCCGATGAAGGCAAGCGCGCCTTCCTGCATCGCTTTGCCGCAGCGGGCGCCGCCATCCGTTATCGTGCCGTGCATCATCAGGAAGCGGAAGATATCGTTGCGCTCGACATCGCCCTGCGGCGTAATGACCGGGAATGGTTCGAGACACTCCCACAAGAGATTGAAGACAAGCTGATCGTCAAACTCTATTACGGCCATTTCCTGTGCCATGTGATGCATCAGGATTACGTCGTGAAAAAGGGTTATGACGCCATGGAAGTTGAACATTCCATGCTGCCCGGCCTTGACGCCCGAGGTGCGAAATACCCTGCCGAGCACAATGTCGGGCATCTCTATCAGGCTCCGCAGGAGATGCTGGATCACTACCGTTCGCTTGATCCGTGCAACTGCATGAATCCGGGGATCGGCAAGGCGACGAAACGGAAGAACTGGGTGTCGGAGAGCGTTTGA
- a CDS encoding MarR family winged helix-turn-helix transcriptional regulator, producing the protein MNNTHDPKILRGLHAAIIDLVDEINRPRRDDRLIEEAGIPLDRALFPLLARVWRYGPIGVVELADRTGRDHTTISRQMSKLEELDLIERKPSIRDKRVREATVTGKGLEMVDLLNAARERLANRILVDWTDADLDQLRTLLRRFADDLMR; encoded by the coding sequence GTGAATAATACACATGATCCTAAAATCCTGCGTGGACTGCATGCCGCGATCATCGATCTGGTCGATGAAATCAACCGTCCACGCCGTGACGATCGCCTGATCGAGGAGGCCGGCATTCCTCTGGATCGGGCCCTGTTTCCGCTTCTGGCGCGGGTATGGCGTTACGGTCCTATCGGGGTTGTTGAACTCGCGGACCGTACGGGGCGTGATCATACGACGATCAGCCGACAAATGAGCAAGCTGGAGGAACTGGATCTTATTGAGCGCAAACCGTCCATAAGGGATAAGCGTGTTCGCGAAGCGACAGTGACTGGAAAAGGACTGGAAATGGTCGACCTGCTCAACGCGGCCCGTGAGAGGCTGGCGAACCGCATTCTCGTCGATTGGACCGACGCAGACCTTGATCAGTTGAGGACGCTTTTGCGGCGTTTTGCTGACGATTTGATGCGATGA
- a CDS encoding FAD-dependent oxidoreductase, translating into MSFDTDVLISGAGAAGLTLAIDLARRGVSFRLIEQNAQPFSGSRGKGIQPRTMEIFEDLGFVDRMAAAGGPYPPLCQYRPDGTHKVSLLTEADVLPTAAEPYAAPLMLPQFATEAVMRERLAELGHHPHFGTRLTGFEQDAHGVTARIEQESGEQVVRARFLVGTDGGRSFVRHALAIDFPGEALGVRAIVADVRLEGLDRSAWHRFQFDSPATQVMICPLAGTDLFQIQAPVALEGEIDLSPAGLTALIGERTGRADIIVRSVSWSSVYAMSARLADRYRIGRVFIAGDAAHVHPPTGGQGLNTSVQDAYNLGWKLASVLAGAPEALLDSYEAERRPIASNMLGLSTRLLGEAKQGTMRRDREARQLDLGYRGSSLNVPGSVGGKVQAGDRAPDAPCRGQAGQRTRLFTVFQGPHWTLLGYQPHDRPSAIAGVRIVTIGNGYELVDEDGHIAETYGIEPGQWILVRPDGYIAGIFPSDGLEAQLSRYLPHVLPSTRTTRPEGHEGGKR; encoded by the coding sequence GTGTCTTTCGATACAGACGTCCTGATCTCGGGTGCGGGGGCCGCTGGTCTGACCCTTGCGATCGATCTCGCCCGACGCGGGGTTTCGTTCCGACTGATCGAGCAGAACGCACAGCCGTTCAGCGGATCGCGCGGCAAGGGCATCCAGCCCCGGACGATGGAGATCTTCGAGGATCTCGGCTTCGTCGACCGTATGGCGGCGGCAGGCGGACCCTATCCGCCGCTGTGTCAGTATCGTCCTGATGGAACTCACAAAGTGTCGCTTCTGACGGAAGCAGACGTCTTACCGACCGCAGCCGAGCCCTATGCCGCGCCGCTGATGCTGCCGCAGTTCGCAACCGAAGCCGTCATGCGGGAGCGGCTTGCCGAACTGGGCCATCATCCACATTTTGGAACACGGCTGACGGGATTTGAACAGGATGCCCATGGCGTTACGGCGAGGATCGAACAGGAAAGCGGCGAGCAGGTTGTCCGTGCCCGGTTCCTTGTCGGAACCGACGGCGGTCGCAGCTTCGTCCGCCATGCTCTGGCTATCGATTTTCCGGGAGAAGCGCTGGGTGTGCGTGCGATCGTTGCCGATGTGCGGCTGGAAGGTCTTGATCGGTCCGCCTGGCATCGTTTCCAGTTCGATTCACCGGCGACACAGGTGATGATCTGTCCGCTGGCGGGCACTGACCTGTTCCAGATTCAGGCCCCCGTGGCTCTGGAGGGAGAGATCGATCTGTCTCCTGCCGGACTGACCGCTCTTATCGGCGAGCGAACTGGCCGAGCGGACATCATCGTCCGCTCGGTGTCCTGGTCCTCGGTCTATGCGATGAGCGCGCGTCTGGCCGATCGCTATCGGATCGGGCGCGTCTTCATCGCGGGAGACGCCGCGCATGTTCACCCGCCAACCGGCGGTCAGGGCCTCAACACCAGCGTTCAGGACGCGTATAATCTCGGCTGGAAGCTGGCTTCCGTGCTCGCGGGAGCACCGGAGGCGCTGCTCGACAGCTATGAGGCGGAACGCCGACCGATTGCATCGAACATGCTTGGTCTCTCGACGCGCCTCCTCGGGGAAGCAAAGCAGGGCACCATGCGACGCGATCGCGAAGCGCGTCAGCTCGACCTTGGATATCGCGGTTCATCGTTGAACGTACCCGGTTCCGTGGGCGGAAAAGTGCAGGCGGGCGATCGCGCGCCTGACGCGCCCTGTCGCGGACAGGCCGGGCAACGGACACGGCTCTTCACGGTTTTTCAAGGGCCACATTGGACCTTGCTCGGTTATCAGCCGCACGACCGGCCGTCGGCCATCGCGGGTGTTCGTATCGTCACCATCGGTAACGGATATGAACTCGTCGACGAAGATGGTCATATCGCCGAAACTTACGGGATCGAACCTGGTCAGTGGATACTCGTCCGACCGGACGGCTACATCGCCGGAATTTTCCCCTCTGACGGACTGGAGGCGCAGCTTTCGCGCTACCTCCCGCATGTGCTGCCGTCCACCCGGACGACACGCCCGGAGGGTCATGAGGGAGGGAAGCGGTGA
- a CDS encoding MarR family winged helix-turn-helix transcriptional regulator — protein sequence MNINSKPYKWQSREQSLGYMVNWAARLFAREMDEALRPFGLMSGQLPVIFALADGKPQSQRELVRLAAVEQSTMAKTLARMERDGLIQRAPDPNDRRSALISLSSSAADRLPDIAAAVAAINARSHMHLSAENSELLLNLLRGVINGLTNNE from the coding sequence ATGAATATAAATAGCAAGCCATATAAATGGCAGTCCCGAGAACAGTCGCTTGGCTATATGGTCAACTGGGCGGCGAGGCTATTTGCGCGTGAGATGGACGAAGCCTTACGGCCATTTGGCCTCATGTCGGGACAACTGCCCGTCATTTTTGCCCTCGCCGATGGAAAGCCGCAGTCCCAGCGTGAACTGGTGCGTCTCGCTGCGGTAGAGCAGTCCACCATGGCAAAGACTCTCGCACGTATGGAACGAGATGGACTGATTCAACGCGCTCCAGATCCGAATGACCGGCGAAGTGCCTTGATATCATTGTCCTCTTCGGCGGCCGACAGATTGCCGGATATCGCTGCCGCCGTTGCAGCAATCAATGCCAGAAGTCACATGCATCTATCGGCTGAAAATAGTGAATTACTGCTGAACTTGTTACGTGGAGTTATCAACGGCCTGACGAACAACGAATGA
- the prmC gene encoding peptide chain release factor N(5)-glutamine methyltransferase, with product MTPGDDSRAAALISRASVYLDERGIEQGRREARLLFELAYGKEVSWQLAHGDEIMAETGLFAGFVRRRGAGEPMAYLSGKKGFWTLDLDVTPDTLIPRGDTETLVEALLRHRPDRRSVSSVLDLGTGSGCLLLAALSEYPQAFGVGVDRAERTARQARKNAVLNGLASRADFVVADWGDPLNACFDVVLSNPPYIPKDDLPGLMKDVVAYEPGAALDGGDDGLDAYRQIIPTLSDLLAPQGLAILEFGIGQEKEVAAIAGQSGLSVVECCKDLAGIIRAIVLSL from the coding sequence ATGACACCCGGCGACGATAGTCGGGCAGCCGCTCTGATCAGTCGGGCCTCAGTGTATCTCGATGAACGCGGGATCGAGCAGGGCCGCAGGGAAGCCCGGCTGCTGTTTGAGTTGGCCTATGGCAAGGAAGTCAGCTGGCAACTCGCACATGGCGATGAAATCATGGCAGAAACAGGGCTGTTTGCCGGTTTCGTACGGCGTCGGGGCGCAGGGGAGCCGATGGCGTATCTCAGTGGTAAAAAGGGATTCTGGACGCTTGATCTGGACGTCACGCCCGATACCCTGATCCCGCGCGGTGATACGGAGACGCTTGTGGAAGCGCTTCTTCGACACCGTCCTGACCGCCGCTCTGTGTCGTCGGTGCTGGATCTTGGAACAGGAAGCGGCTGCCTGCTGCTGGCGGCTCTGAGTGAATATCCGCAGGCCTTCGGGGTAGGGGTGGACCGGGCCGAGAGAACGGCGCGACAGGCGCGGAAAAATGCAGTCCTGAATGGTCTGGCGTCACGGGCTGATTTTGTGGTGGCTGACTGGGGCGACCCGCTGAATGCCTGTTTCGACGTGGTTCTTTCCAATCCGCCCTACATTCCGAAAGACGATCTTCCCGGCCTGATGAAAGACGTGGTGGCCTATGAGCCCGGCGCGGCTCTCGATGGCGGTGACGATGGGCTGGATGCTTACCGTCAGATCATTCCCACACTATCAGATCTGCTGGCGCCGCAAGGACTGGCGATTCTGGAATTCGGGATTGGTCAGGAGAAAGAGGTCGCCGCGATCGCCGGGCAATCCGGTTTGTCTGTCGTGGAATGCTGCAAGGATCTGGCGGGCATCATCAGGGCAATCGTCCTGTCGCTCTGA
- a CDS encoding SCO family protein, translated as MNRKKLIKVALTKPVPLSRRQEWKKILPLLGIILFLFSGAVGLRIFLTSQQHAQIGGPYTLVNGHGQIVTQAAFEGRYTLLYFGYTHCVDVCPLTLATVSAALDELGKRGQNIIPVFISVDPERDTPEILQEYVERFSPRIVGLTGSERQLEPVMKAFHVSARRHAPNGSGYLVDHSSLLYLMDGQNHLVGMIPVDASAHQIASELRRLLPSS; from the coding sequence ATGAATCGTAAGAAGCTCATAAAGGTTGCATTAACCAAGCCAGTGCCCCTTTCCAGACGGCAGGAGTGGAAAAAGATACTTCCTCTGCTTGGTATCATCTTGTTTCTGTTTTCTGGGGCTGTTGGCCTGAGAATATTTCTGACGTCGCAGCAGCATGCACAGATTGGCGGGCCTTACACTCTGGTGAATGGCCACGGGCAGATCGTCACTCAGGCAGCTTTTGAGGGGCGTTATACGCTTCTGTATTTTGGCTATACACATTGTGTGGACGTCTGTCCGTTGACACTTGCGACTGTGTCAGCCGCTCTTGATGAGCTTGGTAAGCGGGGACAGAACATTATTCCCGTGTTCATTTCAGTTGATCCCGAACGTGATACCCCTGAAATTTTACAGGAGTACGTTGAGCGTTTCTCCCCTCGCATTGTCGGCCTGACCGGATCTGAAAGACAGCTTGAGCCGGTTATGAAGGCATTTCATGTCTCAGCACGACGTCATGCTCCCAATGGCTCAGGCTATCTCGTTGATCATAGTTCACTTCTTTATCTCATGGATGGACAAAACCATCTGGTTGGCATGATCCCCGTTGATGCCAGTGCTCATCAGATTGCAAGCGAACTCAGACGGCTTTTACCATCCTCCTGA